In a genomic window of Candidatus Competibacteraceae bacterium:
- a CDS encoding cytochrome c, with translation MSAFLTKSMARNIFYGGTLFSVLLFLALTLHTTWTLPKRDHRENLTEQVARGKHLWETRNCIGCHTLLGEGAYFAPELGNVYKRRGGDFIKVWIKAQPTKVPGRRQMPQFNFSDQQLDDLVAFLKWTSEINTENWPPNIQG, from the coding sequence ATGAGCGCATTTCTTACCAAATCAATGGCGCGCAACATCTTCTACGGTGGCACTCTGTTTTCGGTGCTGCTGTTTCTGGCGCTGACGCTGCACACCACCTGGACGCTACCCAAGCGCGACCACCGCGAAAACTTGACCGAGCAAGTCGCCCGCGGCAAGCATCTGTGGGAAACCCGCAACTGCATCGGCTGCCACACCCTGCTGGGCGAAGGGGCTTATTTCGCGCCGGAACTGGGCAACGTCTACAAGCGGCGCGGCGGCGATTTCATCAAGGTCTGGATCAAGGCGCAGCCCACCAAGGTACCGGGCCGCCGTCAGATGCCACAGTTCAATTTCAGCGACCAGCAGTTGGACGATCTGGTGGCTTTCTTGAAGTGGACCTCGGAAATCAATACCGAAAACTGGCCTCCGAACATTCAAGGCTGA
- a CDS encoding NnrS family protein, with protein sequence MNPQSAIWNLGFRPFFLGAAIFAVVSMLLWMGVYLWQWPLSITGISIFQWHAHEMIYGFAVAVIAGFLLTAVKNWTGVQTLHGVGLLALFGLWVAARVLWLFGTPLLFGAGFFDLLFMLGLIAAIVEPIRKAKQWQQSGIIAILVLLLLGNGLFYLGATGLVESGVFISLRGGLFLIVGLVLFMGRRVIPFFIEAGVGYPIKVRNSQQLDLAIIFLYSLFLIVEAGLGNEWLVALLALALLITNCVRLVGWYTPGIWKKPLLWSLFIAFAAINFGFLLMALTPVLNLPALVVLHAFSVGGIGVMILSMMARVTLGHTGRNVQKPPQTVPLALMVLIAGAVVRVIVPLLVSTHYLMWVAISQLLWIAAFLIFLISYLPMLVKPRVDGQFG encoded by the coding sequence ATTAACCCGCAATCTGCAATCTGGAATCTGGGATTCCGGCCGTTTTTTCTGGGCGCGGCGATTTTTGCCGTCGTGTCGATGTTGCTCTGGATGGGCGTTTATCTCTGGCAATGGCCGTTGTCGATAACCGGCATCTCGATTTTTCAATGGCACGCCCATGAAATGATCTATGGCTTTGCGGTCGCTGTCATCGCCGGTTTTTTGCTGACAGCGGTCAAGAACTGGACGGGCGTGCAAACGCTGCACGGCGTGGGTCTGTTGGCGCTGTTTGGGTTATGGGTGGCAGCGCGGGTACTGTGGTTATTCGGCACGCCACTGCTGTTTGGAGCGGGATTTTTTGATCTGCTGTTCATGTTGGGCCTGATCGCCGCCATTGTTGAGCCCATCAGGAAGGCCAAGCAGTGGCAGCAATCGGGAATCATCGCGATTCTCGTATTATTGCTGCTGGGGAATGGGCTGTTTTATCTTGGCGCGACGGGTCTGGTGGAAAGTGGCGTATTCATCAGCCTGCGCGGCGGACTGTTTTTAATCGTCGGACTGGTGCTGTTCATGGGTCGGCGGGTCATTCCGTTTTTCATTGAAGCCGGTGTTGGCTATCCGATAAAAGTCAGAAATTCCCAGCAGTTGGATCTGGCGATTATCTTCTTATACAGCCTGTTCCTGATAGTGGAGGCCGGCCTTGGTAACGAATGGCTGGTCGCGCTGCTTGCTCTGGCGCTATTGATTACCAATTGCGTTCGGCTGGTGGGTTGGTATACACCGGGTATTTGGAAAAAGCCGCTGCTGTGGAGTCTGTTTATCGCCTTCGCCGCCATTAACTTCGGCTTTTTACTGATGGCTTTGACGCCGGTGCTGAATCTGCCGGCGTTGGTCGTGCTCCATGCCTTTAGCGTCGGCGGTATCGGTGTGATGATTCTCAGCATGATGGCCCGCGTCACCTTGGGCCACACCGGCCGGAACGTCCAAAAACCGCCTCAAACCGTACCGCTTGCCTTGATGGTTCTGATTGCCGGTGCGGTGGTGCGGGTTATCGTGCCCTTGTTGGTCAGCACACACTACCTCATGTGGGTGGCGATCTCGCAACTGTTGTGGATCGCGGCGTTTTTAATCTTCCTCATCAGTTACTTACCCATGCTGGTCAAGCCGAGAGTTGACGGCCAGTTTGGCTGA
- a CDS encoding sodium ion-translocating decarboxylase subunit beta encodes MESLNFLDLFQGINTLIQGFSTDPKIAFGRVFLIFLGFLLFYLGRKGVLEALLMIPMGLGMATVNAGVMFFYNMDPASGMTFEALQAAGQTVPAQIAGTLHVAPLAQDTNALMNILQIDWLQPIYTFMFSNGLIACFVFMGIGTLLDVGFVMARPYQSMIIALFAELGTATVYPLAVAMGLAPGEAASVAIIGGADGPMVLFTSLMLAKPLFVPITVVAYLYLGLAYGGYPYLIKLLVPEHLRNMPMPVEKSRPISSNEKLVFAIIACVLLSLLFPVASPLLLSLFLGVVVRESDLPNYLEFFSNTVLYGSTFFLGLLLGILCEANTILNPVVLKLLVLGILSLLISGIGGIIGGYVLYYWSGKKYNPVIGIAGVSCVPTTAKVAQKSVGPGVIVLPHALGANISGVITTAIFAAVYVALLLPKG; translated from the coding sequence ATGGAATCCCTGAACTTTCTCGATTTATTCCAGGGAATCAACACCCTCATCCAAGGGTTCTCGACTGACCCCAAGATTGCCTTCGGGCGGGTGTTTCTGATCTTCCTGGGATTTTTGCTGTTCTATCTTGGCCGCAAGGGCGTACTGGAAGCCTTGCTGATGATTCCGATGGGACTCGGCATGGCGACTGTCAACGCCGGTGTGATGTTCTTTTACAATATGGACCCCGCTAGCGGCATGACCTTTGAGGCCCTGCAAGCGGCAGGTCAGACCGTACCCGCTCAGATCGCCGGCACCTTGCACGTCGCGCCGCTGGCGCAAGACACCAACGCGCTGATGAACATCTTGCAGATCGACTGGCTCCAGCCGATCTACACCTTCATGTTCAGCAACGGCCTGATCGCCTGTTTCGTGTTCATGGGCATCGGCACCCTGCTGGATGTGGGCTTCGTGATGGCGCGGCCTTACCAAAGCATGATCATCGCTCTGTTCGCGGAACTGGGCACCGCCACGGTGTACCCGCTAGCGGTCGCCATGGGGCTTGCGCCCGGAGAAGCCGCCTCGGTGGCGATCATCGGCGGCGCGGACGGCCCGATGGTGCTGTTTACTTCCTTGATGCTCGCGAAACCGCTGTTCGTGCCGATCACGGTGGTCGCCTACCTCTACCTGGGCTTGGCGTATGGCGGATACCCCTATCTGATCAAACTCCTGGTTCCCGAACATCTGCGCAACATGCCGATGCCGGTGGAGAAAAGCCGGCCCATCAGCTCCAATGAAAAACTGGTGTTCGCGATCATCGCGTGCGTTTTGCTCAGCTTGCTGTTCCCGGTGGCTTCGCCGCTGTTGTTGTCGCTGTTTTTAGGCGTGGTCGTCCGCGAAAGCGATTTGCCCAACTATCTGGAGTTTTTCTCCAATACCGTATTGTACGGCTCCACGTTCTTCCTGGGTTTGCTGCTGGGCATTTTGTGCGAGGCGAACACCATCCTCAATCCGGTGGTGTTAAAGCTGCTGGTTTTGGGCATCCTGTCGCTGCTTATTTCCGGCATCGGCGGGATTATTGGCGGCTACGTGCTGTATTACTGGTCCGGCAAGAAATACAACCCGGTCATCGGCATCGCCGGGGTGAGCTGCGTGCCGACCACCGCCAAGGTGGCCCAGAAATCGGTGGGACCGGGCGTGATCGTTCTGCCTCACGCCTTGGGCGCAAACATTAGCGGCGTCATCACCACCGCCATTTTCGCGGCGGTTTATGTCGCGTTGTTGCTGCCGAAAGGCTAA
- a CDS encoding hemerythrin domain-containing protein: MVAIAGFLAAEHRCCDERFALTEEAAQADELERCRKEFQQFQATMALHFRKEEEALFPTFEQVSGNSMGPTRVMRLEHQQMRETLAEMSSTLGGGDLGEFLGQAETLLILMQQHNIKEEQILYPMCDRIFGAEAGAVIEAMRALGTDQAA, translated from the coding sequence ATGGTTGCCATCGCCGGATTTCTCGCGGCCGAGCACCGCTGTTGCGATGAGCGCTTTGCCCTGACTGAAGAAGCAGCCCAAGCCGATGAGTTGGAGCGTTGCCGGAAGGAGTTCCAACAGTTTCAGGCGACGATGGCGCTGCATTTCAGGAAAGAGGAAGAAGCGCTGTTTCCGACCTTCGAACAGGTGAGCGGCAACAGCATGGGTCCGACGCGAGTGATGCGGCTGGAGCACCAACAAATGCGGGAAACGCTGGCCGAGATGAGCAGCACCCTCGGCGGCGGCGATCTGGGGGAGTTTTTGGGTCAGGCGGAAACGCTGCTGATCTTGATGCAGCAGCACAACATCAAGGAAGAGCAGATTCTTTATCCGATGTGCGATCGGATTTTTGGGGCTGAGGCGGGCGCGGTGATCGAGGCCATGCGAGCGCTAGGAACGGATCAAGCGGCATGA
- a CDS encoding cbb3-type cytochrome c oxidase subunit I: protein MQYKSQAVAKPYFIAAIGLFVGQILFGLIMGLQYVVGDFMFPAIPFNIARMVHTNLLIVWLLFGFMGASYYLVPEESETELHSPLLAYVMFWIFLVAGALTIVGYLSVPYASLAEMTGNNILATMGREFLEQPLPTKLGIVVVALAFLYNIGMTVLKGRKTAITIILLTGLIGLALMYLFAFYNPSNLVKDKYFWWWVVHLWVEGVWELILAAILGFVLIKITGVDREVIEKWLYVIITLALVTGLVGTGHHYYWIGAPGYWIWWGGFFSALEPLPFFAMTIFCFNVVNRRRREHPNKAATLWALGTAVMAFLGAGVWGFLHTLAPINYYTHGTQMTAAHGHMAFYGAYVMVVLTIISYAMPILRGRQVNPERAQVLEMWSFWLMTVSMVFITLFLTAAGILQSWLQRIIPNPQSFMEVQDQLHIFYWLRELAGLVFLIGLGVYLYSFFAQDKPQSVEAGEAQPVAT from the coding sequence CTGCAATATAAATCCCAAGCGGTGGCTAAGCCTTACTTCATCGCCGCGATCGGTCTGTTCGTCGGGCAAATTTTGTTCGGCCTGATCATGGGCCTGCAATACGTGGTCGGCGATTTTATGTTTCCGGCGATTCCGTTCAATATCGCCCGGATGGTGCACACCAACCTGTTGATCGTTTGGCTGCTGTTCGGCTTCATGGGCGCGTCTTATTACCTGGTGCCGGAAGAATCCGAAACCGAACTGCACAGCCCGCTGTTGGCGTATGTGATGTTCTGGATTTTTTTGGTGGCCGGGGCGCTGACGATCGTCGGTTATCTATCCGTACCCTATGCGTCGCTGGCCGAGATGACCGGCAACAATATTTTAGCCACCATGGGCCGCGAGTTTCTGGAGCAGCCCTTGCCCACCAAACTCGGCATTGTGGTGGTGGCGCTGGCGTTTCTGTACAACATCGGCATGACCGTTCTCAAGGGCCGCAAGACCGCCATCACCATCATTCTATTGACCGGTCTGATCGGTTTGGCGCTGATGTATTTGTTCGCCTTCTATAACCCCTCCAATCTGGTCAAGGATAAATATTTCTGGTGGTGGGTGGTGCATCTGTGGGTCGAAGGGGTTTGGGAATTGATCCTGGCCGCCATCCTGGGCTTCGTGCTGATCAAGATTACCGGGGTGGATCGGGAAGTCATCGAAAAATGGTTGTACGTGATTATCACGCTGGCTCTGGTGACCGGTTTGGTCGGCACCGGCCATCATTATTACTGGATCGGCGCGCCGGGTTACTGGATATGGTGGGGCGGTTTCTTCTCGGCGTTGGAACCGCTGCCGTTTTTCGCCATGACCATCTTCTGCTTCAACGTGGTGAACCGCCGCCGGCGCGAACATCCCAACAAAGCCGCCACCTTGTGGGCCTTGGGTACGGCGGTGATGGCCTTCCTGGGCGCGGGCGTATGGGGCTTTCTACACACCTTAGCCCCGATCAACTACTACACCCACGGCACCCAGATGACCGCCGCCCACGGCCACATGGCGTTTTACGGCGCTTATGTGATGGTGGTGTTGACCATCATTTCCTACGCCATGCCGATCCTGCGCGGCCGTCAGGTCAACCCGGAACGCGCGCAGGTGTTGGAAATGTGGTCGTTCTGGCTGATGACCGTATCGATGGTGTTCATCACCCTGTTCCTGACCGCCGCCGGCATCCTACAATCCTGGTTGCAGCGGATCATCCCCAACCCGCAATCGTTCATGGAGGTGCAGGATCAGTTACATATCTTCTATTGGCTGCGGGAACTGGCTGGCCTGGTGTTCCTGATCGGTCTGGGCGTTTATCTTTACAGCTTCTTTGCCCAGGATAAGCCGCAATCGGTGGAAGCCGGTGAAGCTCAACCCGTAGCGACTTGA
- a CDS encoding DUF2249 domain-containing protein, with product MSALEDIVVDGRGLEPPEPMEKVLAALDELQPGQRIRFLIHRQPYPLYDILRRYRYRYEITAADNGEFEILISGP from the coding sequence ATGAGTGCGCTTGAAGACATCGTGGTGGACGGTCGGGGGCTGGAGCCGCCCGAACCCATGGAAAAGGTGCTGGCGGCGCTGGATGAATTGCAGCCGGGCCAGCGCATCCGTTTTCTCATCCACCGCCAGCCTTATCCGCTGTACGACATCTTGCGCCGCTACCGCTACCGCTACGAAATCACGGCGGCTGACAACGGCGAATTTGAAATCCTGATTTCCGGGCCATGA
- a CDS encoding CbbQ/NirQ/NorQ/GpvN family protein codes for MHPSAPPQPPAIPYYEPSGDECAVFEAAWRNRLPLLIKGPTGCGKTRFVAHMAARLGLPLHTVACHDDLSAADLVGRHLLHGGATVWCDGPLTRAVREGGICYLDEVVEARKDTTVVLHPLADDRRVLPIERTGELLRAPANFMLVVSYNPGYQNLLKSLKPSTRQRFLALRFDFPGPERERAIIIGETGCAAATAGQLVKLASAFRALTEHDLEEIPSTRLLVYAAQLIGGGMAEATACRVALVEALTDDEATAAALMEVVNASFAGSS; via the coding sequence ATGCACCCGTCAGCGCCACCGCAACCACCGGCCATCCCTTACTACGAACCATCCGGCGACGAATGCGCCGTGTTCGAAGCCGCCTGGCGCAACCGCTTGCCGCTGCTGATCAAAGGACCGACCGGTTGCGGCAAGACCCGCTTCGTCGCCCACATGGCGGCGCGGCTCGGTTTGCCCTTGCACACCGTCGCCTGCCACGATGATCTATCCGCCGCCGATCTGGTCGGACGACATTTATTGCACGGCGGCGCGACGGTCTGGTGCGACGGACCGCTGACCCGCGCGGTGCGCGAGGGCGGGATTTGCTATCTGGATGAGGTGGTGGAAGCGCGCAAGGATACGACGGTGGTGCTGCATCCGCTGGCCGACGACCGACGGGTGCTGCCGATCGAGCGCACCGGCGAACTGCTCCGAGCGCCAGCAAACTTCATGCTGGTGGTGTCCTACAATCCCGGCTATCAAAATCTGCTCAAAAGCTTGAAACCTTCGACCCGGCAACGCTTTCTCGCCTTGCGCTTCGATTTTCCCGGACCGGAGCGAGAACGCGCCATCATCATCGGAGAAACCGGCTGCGCCGCCGCCACTGCCGGACAACTGGTCAAACTCGCCAGCGCCTTCCGCGCTTTAACCGAGCACGACCTGGAGGAAATCCCCAGCACCCGCTTGCTGGTTTACGCCGCGCAACTGATCGGCGGCGGAATGGCTGAAGCCACCGCCTGCCGGGTCGCGCTGGTGGAAGCACTGACCGACGACGAAGCGACCGCCGCCGCACTGATGGAAGTCGTCAACGCCAGTTTCGCAGGGTCGAGCTAA
- a CDS encoding FtsX-like permease family protein, with product MRSFFERQKYLIDYTLAALFRRKTRNLGLLLVYTLLVFLFASVLLLSQGLRREAAVLLHGAPEVIVQRLIAGRHDLLPAAWLDSLRQIRGVGEARGRLWGYYYDPVVKANYTLMVAPERRLADREIIIGTTLARARQLGVGDVLGLRAADGQPLPLKVVGVLEPASELLSADLMLLSETGFRTLFQLASEVYTDAVLTVRNPREASTVAQKIALGLPASRPILRSEILRTYDAVFDWREGMTFVCLGALLLAFLILAWDRAAGLSAEEKREIGILKAIGWETGDILRMKLWEGVLLSLTAFLAGYILAWWQVFHGGARLFAPVLKGWAVLYPDFRLTPAADLYQILIVLAITVLPYIVATLIPGWRAAIADPDAAMRG from the coding sequence ATGCGCTCTTTTTTTGAACGGCAGAAATACCTGATCGACTACACGCTGGCGGCGTTATTCAGGCGCAAGACCCGCAATCTTGGCCTGCTGCTGGTTTATACCCTGTTGGTGTTTCTGTTTGCCTCGGTGCTGCTGCTCAGTCAAGGATTGCGTCGGGAAGCAGCAGTGCTGCTGCACGGTGCGCCGGAAGTCATCGTGCAACGGCTGATCGCCGGCCGGCACGACCTGTTACCGGCGGCTTGGCTGGATAGTTTGAGGCAGATCCGCGGGGTCGGGGAGGCCCGAGGCCGGCTGTGGGGTTATTACTACGATCCGGTGGTCAAGGCCAACTATACCTTGATGGTGGCGCCCGAGCGGCGTTTGGCCGACCGCGAAATCATCATCGGTACGACGCTGGCGCGGGCGCGCCAGCTCGGCGTCGGCGACGTGCTTGGCTTGCGGGCGGCCGATGGCCAGCCGCTGCCGCTCAAAGTCGTCGGCGTGTTGGAGCCGGCCTCGGAACTGCTGAGCGCTGATTTGATGCTCCTGTCTGAAACAGGCTTCCGCACGCTGTTTCAACTGGCGTCGGAGGTCTATACCGATGCGGTCTTGACCGTGCGCAACCCGCGCGAGGCGAGCACGGTCGCGCAAAAGATCGCGCTGGGCTTGCCAGCCAGCCGGCCGATCCTGCGCTCCGAAATCCTGCGGACGTATGACGCGGTGTTCGACTGGCGCGAAGGAATGACTTTCGTCTGTCTGGGCGCGCTGCTGCTGGCGTTCCTTATCCTGGCGTGGGACAGGGCGGCCGGCCTCAGCGCCGAGGAAAAGCGCGAAATCGGTATTCTCAAAGCCATCGGTTGGGAAACCGGTGATATTTTGCGGATGAAGCTGTGGGAAGGTGTGCTGCTGTCGCTGACGGCTTTTCTGGCCGGCTATATTCTGGCGTGGTGGCAAGTGTTTCACGGTGGCGCCCGCCTGTTCGCTCCGGTGTTGAAAGGCTGGGCGGTGCTGTATCCCGATTTTCGTTTGACCCCGGCCGCGGATTTGTACCAAATCCTGATCGTGCTGGCGATAACCGTACTGCCCTACATCGTCGCCACCTTGATTCCCGGTTGGCGGGCGGCGATTGCCGATCCCGACGCGGCGATGCGCGGATGA
- a CDS encoding biotin/lipoyl-binding protein, giving the protein MEKKFRITVEGKQYIVAVEDISTEDSQTLYPTPGSMSVAPAAVTAPVAPATPAAASAAAPAAAGAGDEVAPLGGVVQTVHVSVGQVVNEGDKLVSLEAMKMITHVMAKRGGKVTSIAVKSGDPVDAGQVLLTIG; this is encoded by the coding sequence ATGGAGAAGAAATTCCGCATTACTGTCGAGGGCAAACAGTACATCGTCGCGGTCGAGGACATCTCGACCGAGGATTCCCAAACCCTCTACCCGACGCCGGGCAGCATGAGCGTCGCTCCGGCGGCGGTCACTGCTCCGGTAGCACCCGCCACGCCAGCGGCGGCGTCCGCCGCCGCGCCCGCCGCCGCTGGCGCGGGCGATGAGGTCGCCCCGCTGGGCGGCGTGGTGCAGACGGTCCACGTCAGCGTCGGTCAGGTGGTCAACGAAGGCGATAAACTGGTGTCGCTCGAAGCCATGAAGATGATCACGCACGTGATGGCCAAACGGGGCGGCAAAGTCACCAGCATCGCGGTCAAATCGGGCGATCCGGTGGATGCCGGTCAGGTGTTGCTGACCATCGGCTAA
- a CDS encoding VWA domain-containing protein, with the protein MEEHVGALWHRLITRAARRHYPAAAVTLADIEKTAGLWFRAFGGDPGLRVAAAAVTRHGARRRWLARVAGLGEQAALACRDAETLQLPPEVALFPQREANRDLYFWLIALAGAHDTVEPTTPWWWQNQQATSLVLAHYPGLRARYQHLVAATLPLRIAPERLSPDEALQETLLRQALHHPGSVRELPEARRPAQPIPLWLYPPAPRTAKANRRSAENPAAGASNPTERDRQRRRAEQSDQPERQNPFLLSFRAESLLSWAEYVRVNRPTDDDPNSDAARVADSMELLSVAPDGANTASRVRFDLDLPSASEDDLPLGPGVKLPEWDYRKLALLPDYCGVQELLARHAPPCELPPALRRDAQRLRRQFEILRPARGWRRAQTDGEELDLDACVRHAADHARGNDGYERGLYRQMARQERSLSCLLLADLSLSTDAWINNKGRVIELIRDSLFLFAEALAVTGDRFALYGFSSRKRQHVRVQRIKSFGERYNAGVRGRINAIKPGYYTRMGAAVRYGARLLGQSSATQRLLLLLTDGKPNDLDHYEGRYGVEDTRMALSESRRAGLHPFCVTIDQEANDYLPYLFGKDGFILIRHPEALPRQLLRLYTRLTA; encoded by the coding sequence ATGGAAGAACACGTCGGCGCGCTCTGGCATCGTTTGATTACCCGCGCGGCCCGTCGCCATTATCCGGCGGCGGCGGTCACTCTCGCCGACATCGAAAAAACCGCCGGGTTGTGGTTTCGGGCGTTCGGTGGCGACCCCGGTTTGCGGGTCGCGGCGGCGGCGGTGACCCGCCACGGCGCGCGGCGGCGCTGGCTGGCGCGCGTCGCCGGGTTGGGCGAGCAAGCCGCGCTGGCCTGTCGGGACGCCGAAACCCTGCAATTGCCGCCCGAAGTGGCGTTGTTCCCACAGCGGGAAGCCAACCGAGATTTGTATTTCTGGCTGATCGCCTTGGCGGGCGCACACGATACGGTCGAGCCCACGACGCCCTGGTGGTGGCAAAACCAACAGGCGACCTCGCTTGTTTTGGCGCACTATCCCGGTCTGCGAGCCCGCTACCAGCATCTGGTCGCCGCTACCCTACCGCTGCGGATCGCGCCGGAACGGCTATCCCCGGATGAAGCCCTGCAAGAAACGCTGTTGCGGCAAGCCTTGCACCACCCCGGCAGCGTCCGAGAGTTACCCGAAGCGCGCCGCCCTGCGCAACCGATCCCGCTTTGGCTTTATCCTCCCGCTCCCAGGACCGCCAAAGCGAACCGCCGAAGTGCCGAAAATCCGGCGGCCGGCGCCAGCAATCCGACGGAGCGCGACCGTCAGCGCCGGCGCGCCGAACAGAGCGATCAGCCAGAGCGACAAAATCCTTTCCTGTTGTCTTTCCGAGCTGAAAGCTTGTTGTCTTGGGCGGAATACGTGCGGGTCAACCGACCCACCGACGACGATCCTAATTCGGATGCGGCGCGCGTGGCGGATAGCATGGAGCTGCTCAGCGTGGCCCCGGACGGCGCTAACACCGCTTCACGAGTCCGCTTCGACCTCGACCTGCCCTCGGCCAGCGAAGATGATCTGCCGTTGGGACCAGGCGTCAAACTACCGGAATGGGACTATCGAAAACTAGCGCTGCTACCGGATTACTGCGGCGTACAAGAACTGTTGGCCCGCCATGCCCCGCCCTGTGAACTGCCGCCGGCCTTGCGCCGCGACGCGCAGCGGCTGCGCCGGCAGTTTGAAATCCTGCGCCCGGCTCGCGGTTGGCGGCGCGCTCAAACCGACGGTGAAGAACTGGATTTGGACGCCTGCGTGCGCCACGCCGCCGATCATGCCCGCGGCAACGATGGCTACGAGCGTGGTCTGTACCGACAGATGGCACGCCAAGAACGCAGCCTATCCTGCCTGCTGCTGGCCGATTTGTCGCTGTCCACCGACGCTTGGATCAACAACAAGGGCCGCGTCATCGAGCTGATTCGGGACAGTTTGTTTCTATTCGCCGAGGCGTTGGCGGTGACCGGCGACCGTTTCGCGCTGTACGGCTTCTCCTCACGCAAGCGCCAGCACGTAAGGGTGCAACGCATCAAGAGCTTCGGCGAACGTTACAACGCGGGAGTGCGCGGGCGCATCAACGCGATCAAGCCCGGTTATTACACCCGCATGGGAGCTGCCGTGCGCTATGGCGCTCGCTTGTTGGGCCAATCGAGCGCCACCCAGCGCTTGTTGCTGCTGCTGACCGACGGCAAACCAAACGATCTGGACCATTACGAGGGCCGCTACGGCGTCGAAGACACCCGAATGGCGCTGTCGGAATCCCGTCGCGCCGGCTTGCATCCGTTCTGCGTGACCATCGATCAGGAAGCCAACGACTATCTGCCTTATTTGTTCGGCAAGGACGGCTTCATTCTGATCCGCCATCCCGAAGCGCTGCCGCGCCAATTATTGCGGCTTTACACCCGTTTGACCGCCTAG
- a CDS encoding ABC transporter ATP-binding protein: MIELQTVSKTFHQDRSNECRALREVSLSLERGGVTVFKGPSGSGKTTLLTLIGCLARPTSGRIVLDGRLLSNLPERFLTEVRRHTFGFVFQQFNLIRGLTVFENVMLPAYPLGRPYCELARAVRELLDRFGLGAKAASKVEWLSGGEAQRTALARALINDPAILIADEPTANLDSASAREALALLGELAAQGRTVLISSHDPLVFEVVRVRRAVELRDGQITGDRRC, encoded by the coding sequence ATGATCGAACTTCAGACCGTCAGTAAAACCTTCCATCAAGATCGGTCGAACGAATGTCGGGCGCTGCGCGAGGTCAGCCTGAGCCTGGAGCGGGGCGGCGTCACCGTCTTCAAAGGCCCCAGCGGATCGGGCAAAACCACCCTGCTGACCTTGATCGGCTGTCTGGCCCGCCCGACCAGCGGGCGGATCGTGCTTGACGGGCGCTTATTGTCCAACCTGCCGGAACGATTTTTGACCGAGGTGCGACGCCATACCTTCGGTTTTGTATTCCAGCAATTCAATCTGATTCGGGGATTGACCGTGTTTGAGAACGTGATGCTGCCCGCTTATCCCCTCGGTCGGCCTTATTGCGAGCTGGCGCGCGCGGTGCGGGAATTGCTCGACCGTTTCGGTTTGGGCGCGAAAGCCGCCAGCAAGGTCGAATGGTTGTCCGGTGGCGAGGCGCAGCGCACTGCCTTGGCCCGCGCCTTAATCAACGATCCGGCGATATTGATCGCCGACGAGCCGACCGCCAACCTCGATAGCGCCTCGGCGCGAGAAGCGCTGGCCTTGCTGGGCGAGCTGGCGGCGCAAGGGCGAACGGTGCTGATCAGCAGCCACGATCCGTTGGTGTTCGAAGTGGTCCGCGTCCGGCGAGCGGTCGAGTTGCGCGACGGCCAAATCACTGGAGATCGTCGGTGCTGA
- a CDS encoding TSUP family transporter, translated as METVVIGLAAGLASALTLFSGFGLGTVLTPVFALFFPVPLAVAATAVVHFANNLFKLGLLARQADWRVVIRFGLPAALAAFAGAMLLDRFGRLPPLFAYQWAGAIHEVTAIKALIGGLIVVFALLELWPRLQALAFPPRYLPLGGLLSGFFGGLSGHQGAFRSAFLIKLGLSKEAFVATGAVAAAIVDVSRLLVYGTGFLAEHFNRSRELLLPVTVGTLCAFAGALIGARLLHKVTLRAVQGVVAGMMLLVGVGLMTGLL; from the coding sequence ATGGAAACGGTCGTCATCGGCCTCGCCGCTGGTCTGGCGTCGGCCCTCACCCTCTTTTCCGGATTTGGCCTCGGCACCGTGCTGACGCCGGTGTTCGCCTTGTTTTTTCCGGTGCCGCTGGCGGTTGCGGCCACGGCGGTGGTGCATTTCGCCAACAACCTTTTCAAGCTGGGCCTTTTGGCGCGGCAAGCCGATTGGCGGGTCGTCATCCGCTTCGGCCTGCCGGCGGCGCTGGCGGCGTTCGCCGGCGCGATGCTGCTCGACCGCTTCGGCCGGCTGCCGCCGCTATTCGCCTACCAATGGGCGGGGGCGATCCATGAAGTCACCGCCATCAAGGCCTTGATCGGCGGCTTGATCGTCGTCTTCGCGCTGCTGGAGCTGTGGCCGCGCCTTCAGGCGCTGGCCTTTCCGCCGCGTTATCTGCCGCTGGGCGGTCTGTTATCCGGCTTTTTCGGGGGACTTTCAGGCCATCAAGGCGCTTTTCGTTCCGCGTTTCTCATCAAACTGGGATTGTCGAAAGAGGCGTTCGTGGCAACCGGCGCGGTGGCGGCCGCCATCGTCGATGTTTCGCGGTTGCTGGTCTACGGAACTGGCTTTCTCGCCGAGCATTTCAACCGGTCGCGGGAACTGTTGTTGCCGGTGACGGTGGGGACGCTGTGCGCCTTCGCCGGGGCGCTGATCGGCGCGCGGCTGCTGCACAAAGTCACCTTGCGCGCGGTGCAAGGGGTCGTGGCCGGCATGATGCTGCTGGTCGGCGTCGGCTTGATGACGGGTTTGCTGTGA